ACCGCGATGCGCGTGAGGGGCGTCTTGCCCTTGAACTGCTTCTCCACCGTCACCAGCTCCGCCTCCTCCAGCTTGGACAGGTGGCTGGACAGGTTGCCCTTGGACAGCCCTGTGAGCCGCTGCAGGTAGAGGAAGTCCGCGCTCTCGCACGAGGTGAGGGCGGTGAGCAGCGCCAGCCTCGCGGGCTCGTGGATGAGCCGGTCGAGCGCCGCCAGCTCCTCGAAGGGGGCCTTCATTCCGGCACCTCCGCCGTCTCCGGCTCGGGCTCGTGTCCCAGCGTGCGCGCGAGCAGCCGGTGGTCCATCACCCCCATGATGATGACGGCCACTCCCCACGTGCCGGCCAGGGTGACCGCCGCGCCATGGCTGTCCGTGGTGAAGGGCAGTGTCCGCAGCAGCGCATACACCGGGCTGGCATCCACCGCGTGCAGCCCCGCCAGCAGTGCGAAGAGGGCCGCCACGCCCAGGTAGTGGCCCGCCACACGGCCACTCCAGTACCAGTACCCCACGATGCTCCCCGCCGACAGCAGGAGGAACTCCGTGAGCGGCAGCCCCGACGCGCTCGTGGACGCGCGCAACAGCGCGGTCAGCAGCCCCGCGAAGAGCCCGAAGACCGCCGACAGGCCAATGGCCCGCTGCATGCGCTGGTGCGTGGCCGCGCTCCTGCGCACCTCGCCGAACCGCTGGCGGTAGTACGCCCCCAGCAGCGCGTAGAGCCCCGTCGCCACCAGCATCCCCCCCATGTTGGCCAGCAGCGCCACCGCGAAGTACCCCTTCGCGTCCGCTCCCTCCGGCTTCGGCAGCGCCAGCCACGCCGCGAAGAGCAGCTGCACCAGCCCGAAGGGCACGAAGCGCAGGCCCTGGAGCCAGTCGTAGTACGTCGTCACGAACTGGATGCGTTGGAGCTGTTGCTCGGACATGGCGGCCTCTCCCCTCAGGTGGGGCAGACAGGTTTGCGGTACAAACCGAGAGGTAACGCGCCTGGCTGGTCGGTGTCAATAACTGGTTTGTGGTGCAAACCACTGCCGGTTCTGGAGGGCGCGGTGGGGGTTTTGACGGGTGGTGAGGATCGGGATGTTCACGACCCTCACCCCCCGCCCTCTCCCAGAGGGAGAGGGTGCATGCGCAACTGGGCTCAGTTGACCGTGAACTCGCGCGAGGTGCCGGAGTAGGCGCGGATGAGCCCGTCCCAGCCGGACTTCCAGTCCCCGTCATGACGGATGCGGTAGGTGCCCGGCGTGGCGTCCGCCGGAATCTTCCACTCGGTGGTGACGTGCGAGCACCCGAAGGTGGGGGCGCAGTCGTAGCGCTGCCAGCGGTACTTCGTCTCCCAATCCCAGTCGTTGGCCACCGTCACCCACGAGGTGCCCGACTTGCGTTGCACCTGGAGGAAGGAGCCCTGGCGGCGCAGGTTGTTCTTCGGGTGGCCACCCCAGAACTTCACGCTCACCGTCTCGCCGCGGGTATAGGCGGCGCGTGCGTCCGCGACGAGGCCACCGAAGCTCGCCAGCAGCGGCTTGTCGTCGTACACCACGCCCGTCTGCACCGTCGTCTGCTCGTTGCGCAAATCCCTCGGGGTGGGGCCCGGCGCCACGGTGGCGCCCGTGCGCATCGCGAGGGTCAGCTTGTCCACCTCCTGCTGCACCGCCGCGAGCTGCCACGGACCGAAGTGGGTGGAGGCCCCCTCGTAGTCCTGCTTCGCGTACTCCTCGCGCGTCGTCAGGTATCCCGCGTAGGCGTTGGACAGGCCGGCGATGATCACCTGGTCCACCCCCAGCGGCGAGAGCTGCGCGAGCACCGACTTGCGCAGCCTCCGGCCCGCCATGGTGGTGGGCTCGAAGGGCACCGCCACCAGCGCCACGTTGCCCAGCTTCACCACCTGGAGCGGCAGCACCTCGGGCGTCCACGGGTAGGGCTGCATCGTGCCCATCTCCAGCGCGATGGGTTTCTCCCCCTGGCATGGCGTGGTGAAGAGGGTGCAGTTGAAGACCGTCCAGACGCTGTCGATGTCCTCGCACGTGGCGCCCTCGTAGCCGAAGCCGGGGCCGTCCTCGGCACCCGCCAGCATGGAGTCGCCGATGGCCGCCTCGCAGGTGGTGTGTGCCAGGCCATCCGCGTATTGCGGCGCCACCTGCACCTCGTCCATCTTCACGTAGGCGTGCCGGTAGTCCACGCCGCCCGTCAGTGGCACCGTCGCCGAGTCGTAGAGCGTCTTCGCCAGCGTGTACTGCTTGCGGCCGGAGAGCTCCGTGCTCTCGAAGTCGTCGGCGCCGCCGCCGTTGGTGCCACCGTGGATGTTGGGCGTCACGTCGCCCTCGTTGCTCTGCGCGAAGGCGGCCACGAAGGTGCGCTGCGCGGTGTAGTTCGCCCCCTTGTTCTTCTCGAAGAGGTACGACGCGTAACCCTTGTTGTCGCCGCTGATGAGCAGGTTGTCGTTGCCCATGGACGTTCCATGGACCGCGAACCAGTTGATGAGCCCCACCTCGCGCCCGTCATCGCCCTGGAGCCGCAGCAGCGTCATGCGCTTGTCCGTGTCGTAGGCGGACTGGGCCCGCTCGGTGGAGGGGTTGCGCAGGTAGGCCTCGGGGGAGCGGTTGATGCTCGCGTCCAGCAGGTCGCCCGAGGCCACACGGATGCCGCCGGGGGCGAGGTTGTCATGGGCCCGGACGATGGACTGGTAGATGCCGTCCACGATGGCGTCGAAGTTCTGCTTGTCGTAGCCGAGCACGGTGAGGTTGTAGAGCGCGTAGTGCGAGAAGCCCCCCGGGCCCGAGTGCGTGTGCGTGGCGCTCAGCAGCACGTTGTCATCCGTGTAGAGGGGGCCGTACCTCGCGCGCAGCCTCTCCACCACCTGCTGCCTCACGCCCTGGAACACCTGTCCGACGTCCGCGCTCACGAACACCGCGCGCTTGCCGTTGCAGGCCGAGGAGATGACGAAGGCCCGCGAGCGCAGGCGCTGGTGGATGCCCGCCGTCTTCTGGTCCACCATCGCGTAGCCCATCATCCCCAGCTCGGCGGCCGGGCCGGTGATGTCGTAGATGCCCGCGCCCACCTGGAAGCTCTGGTTGCCCGCGCATGGGTCGGCGAGCGCGTCGCTCCGTGTCGACAGGGCGTCCTCGTCCGGGGTGTCCGTGTCGCACGCACCCAGAGCGAGCGCGAGCGCCACGGCCGCCAGCAGGCGGGGGGAGGAGAAGAAACGTCGTTGCATGGGGGCTCCTGTATCGGTTTCTGAGAATTGTCGGCCCGAGCCCACCCCGATGGCAGTCCCCTTCGCCCGCCGCGATGCGTCGAGAGGGGCTTCTGTCCACCACAGGCACCTCGGACCCGGGCCGCCCGCTTCTTCCATGGAATACGGGGCACGCTCCCCCGTCCGGAGAGACATATGAATCGGTTCCTCGGCTTCGCATCCTTCGGTCTGTCCGCCCTGGCGCTCGCGGTCACCCTCCTGGGCTCTCGTGGTGAGACGGAGGCCCCCGCCCCCTCCCGCGAGCCTCCGGCCGCAGCCGCTTCACCCCAGGAGTTGGAGGCGCTCGAACGGCGGGTGAAGTCCCTCGAGGACTCCGCGCTGAGCCTGTCCCAGCGGTTGATGCTGCTCGAGCAGCGGCCGGTGGCCGCCTCCGATGGGGGCCTGGTGGCCGCGGTTCCTCCGTCCCTGGCCGCCGAGGTGGAGCAGCTCCGCACCGAGGTGCGCGGGATGATCGCCGGCGAGGCCTTGAGCTCCGAGGGCGGGCGCGAGTTCCTCAAGGGCATGGTGCGCTCGGTCCAGGACGAGATGCGCACCGAGCAGCGCGAGCTCCGCCAGCAGCAGTTCCAGCAGGCGCAAGCGCAGGCGCTGGCGGGACGCTCCGAGCGCCTGCGGCAGTTCGCCACCGACGCGCGGTTGAGCTACAGCCAGGAGCAGGAAGTCACGCGCCACATGGACAACGAGGCCGCCCAGCGTCAGGCGCTCCTCGACGCGGTGCAGGCGGGCAACAAGTCGCCCCAGGACCTGCGGCGGGAGATCCGCCAGCTGCGTGACCAGACGGACAAGGAGGTGAAGTCCCTCCTCGATGAGACGCAGCAGGCGAAGTACGACGAGATGCGCCGCGAGGAGCGGCAGCAGTCCCGTCCCGGCGGCTGGCGGGGACGGGGTGACGGCGAGCAGCGCGGGAACCCGTAGGCACCCGGGCCCGGGGCCTCACACTCCTGCCGTGAGGCCACTCCCCGGGCTTGTTACTGTCCGGCGCTTCTCTTCAAGGAGCGTCCGTCATGGTTCGATTCCCAGGAAGGTCGTGGTCGAGATTCCTCGTCGCGTTGAGTGCCCTCGCGCTGTCCGCGTGCGTGTCTCCGCTCGGACGGCAGATGAAGCCGGTGGAGGCGCTCCTGCGCGAGCAGGTGGACTCCCAGAAGATTCCGGGGGCCGTCGTGCTCCTCCAACGCACCGATGGCTCGGACTCCTATGTGAAGGCCATCGGTCACCTGGACCGCGAGAAGGGGGCGGCGCTGCGCGAGGACGCCCTGTTCCGCATCGCGTCCATGACGAAGCCCATCACCAGCGTCGCCGTGATGATGCTGGTGGAGGAGGGCAAGCTCGGCCTGGATGAGCCCATCTCGAAGTACCTGCCCGAGTGGCAGAACGTCCAGGTGCTGGCCGCCCCGCCGTCCACTCCGGGCGGGAGCTACAGCACCGTGCCGGCCCAGACGCCCATCACCGTGAAGCAGCTGCTGACGCACACCTCCGGCATCTCGTACCGCTTCATGGGCCCGCCGCTCGGTCCCCTCTACCAGCAGGCCGGTATCACCGACGGCTTCGAGCACACCTCGTTGACCCTCGCGGATCAGTCGCGCGCCCTGGCCGCGCTGCCCCTCGAGCATCAGCCGGGCGCGGCCTACTCCTACGGCCTCAACACGGACCTCCTCGGCTACCTCGTCGAGCAGGTCTCCGGAGTGCCGCTGGACCGGTTCTTCCAGGAGCGCCTCTTCACGCCCCTGGGGATGAAGGACACGTACCTCTTCCCGCCCGAGGACAAGGCCACCCGCATGCCCGCGCTGTACCGGCGCGCCGCCTCGGGTGCGCTCGAGCGCGTGCCCGAGACGGGCACCAACGTGGTCGAGGGTTTCTTCACCTACGCGCCGGACTTCCAGACCACCGGCAACAAGGGCTTCCGCTCGGGCGGCGCGGGGCTGGTGTCGACGGCGAGCGACTACTCGCGCTTCCTCCAGATGATGGCCAACGGCGGGGAGCTCGGCGGCGTGCGCCTGTTGAAGAAGGAGACCGTCGAGCAGATGACCCGGAACCAGATCGGCGAGCTGCGCGCGGACTTCGTCGGCACCGGTTTCGGTCTCGGCTTCGCGGTACAGGAGGATCCCGCGCTCGTGGAGAAGCAGGGCCCGGTGGGGAGCTACTTCTGGTCCGGCATCTTCAAGAGCCACGCCTGGGTCGACCCCCAGAACAAGCTCGTGGGCGTCATCATGGTCAACATGTGGGACCAGACCTCCGACACGCCCAACGACATCTTCCTCCGCATCTACTCCGCCCTGAAGGAGTGAGGCGCGTCCGCGCCCCGCTCAGGCCGGCTGCTCCTCCGGGGGCAGCTGGAGGGGCTCGATGCGCGAGAAGGCATCGACGATGGAGCGGATGATGGCGGAGCGCCCGGTGGCGAAGGCGCTCATGTGTCCGCCCGGGAGGTAGCGCAGCTCGGCCCCCCGCCAGTGCTGAAGCAGGCGCAGCGTGGAGGACGAGGGGACGAAGCCATCCTGGCGCGCGGCCACGAGGATGGCGCGGCGCGGGTTGGACAGCGGAGGCAGCGCGGTGGTGGCCGCCGCGGAGAGCAGCTCGGAGAGCCGCTGGCGCGCCGCCTCGGCTCCCCCGGTGGTGCGGCCCAGTACCTCCCAGTCGGGGACGGCGGACAGCACGCCCTCGGTGTAGACGGGAGCCGCCGAGTGCGCCGCGGCCAGGGGGATGACGGCCGCGGGCAGCGGGAACATGGCGGCGGCGTAGGCGGCGATGCTTCCCCCCATGCTGTAGCCGGAGATGCCCACCTTCGGGTGTCCGCACGCCAGCAGCCAGCCCAGCAGCGCCGTGGCCTCCACCGCCGTGGCGCGGAACATGAGCAGCAGGTCCGCCACCGTGCGCACCGACGCTCCCTTCTGTCCGGGCGGGCGGCGCGAGCCGTAGTAGGGATTCTCCAGCAGCAGCGCGCCCACCCCGTGCCGGGCCAGCTCCCGCGCGATGAAGCGGCGCAGGCCGAAGCCCTCGTCCCCGGAGGCGGCCAGGAAGACGCACACCGGCGGACGTGGGCCGGCATCCCCGGGCAGCAGCAGCTGGAAGCGCGCCTCCCGGCACGCCTCCGGCAGCGAGCCCACCGCGGCGGGGCTGGGGAAGCGGCCCTCCCGTACGAGCAGCCGCCCCTCGCGCCGCGCCTGGCTCATCGTCACCTCGGCCAGCTCGGGGAAGGCGAAGCCCTGGGGGCCTCGGGTGAGCTTCTCCAGGAGCGCGTTGGAGCCCCAGCCCTCCTCGAAGAAGCGGGGCTGGCGCGTCACCAGGAATCGCGCGGCGAGTGCGTCCAGCCAGTGCATGCGGTTCATTCTCGGGCTCCAGGGAAAGGCCGCCGCATCCTGTCCGCGTCCGGGCGGCATTCCAACCGGAACCCGCGAGGCGGCGGGGGCCGTGTCACCCCCGCCTCATGGGCTCGCGTTACTTCAGCTCGCGGACGACGGTGTCCGGGGGCTCGGGCGCGTCCGCCACGGACTCCAGCGTGTCGGCGGGCGGCACCGGCGCCCGGGGGCGCATGTAGGCGGGCTGCCGGGTGGGGTCGTCCACCGGGCCCGGAGGCGTCTCCATCGACATGGCCGAGACACCGGACGTCTGGGGCGCCGCCGCGGGCAGCGTCTTCGTCAGTGTGAGGCTATCGCGCACGGTGCCGCTCGGGGTGATGAACTTCGCGGACAGCGTGCCTCCATCCACCGTCACGTCGAGGTAGCCCGCGTTGGTGTTGTCGCGGAAGGCCGTCCAGCTCGGCTGCGAGCCGGGGAAGGCGCGCAGGCTGGCGCCGCCGCTGCCCACCACCATGTAGACGATGCCGCGCGTGCCCGAGGCCGCCACCGCGTCACCCTTCATGGGCTTGGAGCGCTCGTAGTTGTGGTCATGGCCGGTGAGGACCAGGTCCACGCCGTACTGCTCGAAGAGCGGGGCGAACTCGCGGCGCATCTTGAGCTGCGAGCCGTGCTCGCCGCTGCTCCACGTCGGGTGGTGGAAGAAGACGACCTTCCAGGGCCGCTTCGTGGCGGCCAGGTCCTGGGCGAGCCAGCTCTTCTGCGCGGCCAGCGTGCAGCGGTCGGACGTGGCCAGGCCGATGACGCAGTTGGAGTCGAGCGAGGCGAAGTGCACCGGACCCCAATCGAAGGAGTAGTAGCGCTCGCTCTTCTCGGGGTTGTTGGCCGGCAGGTAGAAGTTGTCGAGGTAGGGCTGGCCCTGGTTGGTGACGTACTCGTGGTTGCCCGGCGCGGGGAAGATGGGCGTGGCGCGCAGCAGGGCCGCCATGGGCTTGAACATGTGGTCCTGGAAGTCCGCCTCGGTGCCGGACTCGTACGCGTTGTCGCCGAGCGCGAGGAGGAACTCGCCGGCGCGCGAGGGTTGCGCGAGCAGCTTGAGCACCTGGCTCTGCGCCGTGCCGCCGGTGCCGAAGTCACCCATGGCGGTGAAGCGCACGCGCGTCGTCTCGGGGCCGGTGGCCGTCTTGAACTGGCGCACGCCGGCGACGGAGCCGCATGCCTCGACGACGTAGCTGTACGTCCTGCCCGGGAGCAGCCCATCGAGCTTCACCGCGTGCCGCCAGCCGGCCACCGTGGCGGTGGCGGTGCGGGAGATGTCCGAGCCCTCGCCGAAGCGGACGAAGGGCGTACAGGACACGCCGGTGCGGAAGGCCACGAGCGCGCTGGTGGGGCCCACGCTCTGCAGGTACGGCAGGCGGGGCAGCGCCGCCCCCGAGTCCGTGGTGGGCACGGTGGGAGAGGGTGTGGCGTCATCGGCACAGACGCGGGACTCGGTGATGGAGGCCCAGTCGTTGACGGTGTTGCCGTTGACGGTGACGCGCAGGTAGCGGGCCTTGCGCGCGGTGAAGCGGTACGTCTGGGCCGCGGTCGTCAGGGTGCTGTCGGCCGCGTACGCCTGGGTGAAGGTGGTGCCGTCCTCGGAGGTGGAGAGGATGAAGTGGTTCTGGCGCGTGTCGCCCTGGTGCCAGGCGATGGCCGCGCCCGCGATCGACTGCGAGGTGCCGAGGTCCATCGTCAGCCACGCACCCTTGCCCGGGCCACTCCAGCGCGTGCCCGTGTCGTCGTCCTGGGTGTTGGCGGCCACGCTGCCGGCGCCGTCATCGCCGCTGGCGCTCGTGCCGGCGGTGGTGAGCATGCGGCAGTTGGTCACGGTGAGCCCGGCCGCGGTGTCGTGCACCTCCCGGGGCGCTGGCGTTTCGGCCACCGTCGGGGAGGGCGGGGGAGTGGAGGGGGATTCACAGGCCGTGGTGAGCAGGGCACCCACCAGACAGGAGGATGAGAGGATTCGCTTGTGCATCGTGGGGCCTCAAACGGAAGGCCCCGACAGGCATTCCTCGCCGCGCCTGGGCTTGCGTGCGCTCGGCCGCTGGGCTGCCGTGGGACCCCGCTCCTCTCAACGAGGGCCCACCGTGCCATCTCCCGTCACGAGGAAGGGCCGCAGGAAGTCGTCCGCCAGGGAGGCGATGAGCCCGAGGGAGCTCACCAGCTCGTGGCCGTCGTCCACCTCGACGAGGCGGACGTGGCGTTTGCCGTGTGCCCAGGTGCGTGAGTACGAGAGCAGCGTCGTCGTGTCCTGGCGCCCGTGGATGAGGAGCGTGGGGACGCGCACGTCCGGCCAGCCGCCCGAGCGCGAGTCGATGGTGTCGATGTCGTGGAGGAGGCCGGCGTGCACGCGCGCCTTGCGCTTCTCCGCGTAGTCGGTCGTCTCCAGCCAGCCCGTTGCCTCCCACTGGCGCAGACCCTGCTCGCCCACGTTGCGCCGCATCTGCTCCGGGGAGCGCAGGGCCGGCGCCAGCAGCACCAGCGCGCACACCCGCGCGTCCTCCTCCGCCACGCGGCAGGCCGTCAGTCCGCCCAGGCTCGAGCCGAAGAGGATGGCCCTGTCCCGCTCACCGCCGATGGCGTCGCGCACCGTGCGCATCATCGCGCTCAGGCTCAGGTACTCGAGCGAGGGTTGCCGCAGGTTCAACCGCTCCAGGTGGATGCCCTGGCGCGCGTAGTGCCCGGCGAGGGCCACACCCTTGGCGGACTCCGGCCCCGAGGCGAAGCCATGCAGGTAGAGCCAGCGCGGGCCGGTGGAAGGCGGGGCGGGAGTGGAGGCGACGTTCATGGCGGCGCACTCTATCCGACACCCTCCCGGCGCAGGGGAGCGCGCGATGCGGCCGGAAGGTGCTATGCCCGGGGTCATGACTGCTCCCGTGGCGCTCATCACCGGCGGCTCGCGAGGCGTGGGCCGCGCCCTCTCCCTGCGACTCGCGAAGGCGGGTTACGACATCGTCTCCACCTACCGGCGAGACGCCGAGGCCGCCGAGGCCCTGGCGAAGGAAGTGGAGGCCCTCGGCCGCCGCTGCCGCACCGTCATCGCCGACCAGCTGGAGCCGGCCAGCCTCCATGCCGCCTTCGACCTGGTGCAGCAGGAGTTCGGCGGGCTGGACGTCTTCGTGGCCAACGCCGCCTCCACCGCCTTCACCCCGCTGATGCAGATGAAGCTCCACCAGATGGACAAGACGTTCAACGTCACGGTGAAGAGCTTCGTCCTGGGCGCCCAGCGCGCCGTGCCGCTGATGGAGGGCCGCAAGGGCCGCATCGTCATGGTGTCCGGCATGGACTCGCGCATGCCGCTGCCCTTCCACGGCTTCCTCGGCGCGATGAAGGGCGCCATGGAGATATTGGTGAAGTACCTGGCCGCCGAGCTGGCCTCCACCGGCATCCGCGTCAACGCCGTCAACCCGGGCTACATCGACACCGACTCCAGCCGCTTCTACATGGGCGACGCCTGGACCGCGCTCGAGGCCAAGGTGAAGGAGAGCGTGCCGGTGGGCTACGTGGCCAGCGCGGATGAGATCGCCAAGACGATCGAATGGCTGTGCTCCGAGGGCTCCTCGTACATCAACGGCCAGACGCTGGTGGTGGATGGGGGACTGGAGGTGAACTACGCCATGCAGTTCGCCAGCGTCCTCACCCAGTCCTCCAAGTGAGATACGCCGCCACGCTCTGGTTCTGGGCCGTCTTCGGGCTCACCGCGGTACCGGGGTTCCTGCTGGGCGTGGTGCTGTGGTTGGTGACGCTGCCGTTCGACCCGGAGCGGCGCGTGCTGCACGCGTACGTGTGCCACTGGTGCTTCCAGTACCTGCGCGCCTGGCCGGGGTGGAGCGCGCGGGTGGAGGGGCGGGAGCTGCTGCCCGAGGGCCCGTGCGTGCTGGTGGCCAACCACCAGTCCATGGCGGACATCCTCGCGGCCATGGGCCTCTTCCACCCCTTCAAGTTCGTCTCCAAGGCCTCGCTCTTCCGGATTCCCCTGCTGGGATGGATGATGAGCCTCCTGCGCTACGTGCGGGTGGAGCGGGGGCGGCCCCAGTCCATGCGCGGGATGCTGGACGTCTGCCGGGCCTGGCTGGGGCGGGGCATGCCGGTGCTCCTCTTTCCGGAGGGCACCTACGGCGAGGCGGGCCGGCTGCTGCCCTTCCGGCGCGGCGCCTTCCGGCTGGCCCAGGAGGCGCGGGTGCCGGTGGTGCCGGTGGTGATTCAGGGCACCACGGACCTGGTGGAGGGCGACGGCCCGTGGATGAACCCCCGCGCGCGCGTGTACGTCCGGGTGCTGCCGCCCGTCCGCCCGGAGGACTTCGGCTCGGACGAGGGGGTGCTCGCCGATCGTGTCCGGGGCCTCTTCCTCCAGGCCCTGGGTTCTCATGACTCCTCGGGTTGAGATAAACACGTCCCCCCATGCCCACGCGCCTGCGGCTCTACCAGGTCGATGCCTTCACTTCCCAGGTCTTCGGCGGCAACCCCGCCGCGGTGTGCCCGCTCGATGCGTGGCTGCCGGACGAGGTGCTCCAGGCCATCGCCTCGGAGAACAACCTCTCGGAGACGGCCTTCGTCCTGCGAGACGAGGTGCGCGGCTGGCAGATCCGCTGGTTCACCCCCACGCAGGAGGTGGACCTGTGCGGTCATGCGACGCTGGCGTCGGCCTACATCCTCTTCACGCGCCTGGCGCCGGGGCTTGAACGGGCGCAGTTCAACTCGCGCTCGGGGCCGCTGGTGGTGACGCAGCTGGAAGGGGACTGGATGGAGATGGATTTCCCGGCCCGGCCGCCCCAGCCGTGCGCGGTGCCGGAGGGGCTCGTCGAGGCCCTGGGCGCCGAGCCGCGGGAGACGCTCCTGTCGCGTGATCTGCTGGCGGTGTTCGACAGCGAGGAGCAGGTGCGGGCGCTGGCGCCGGACATGGCGAAGCTGGCGCAGCTGGACTACTTCGCGGTGACGGCGACGGCGCGAGGCTCGGAGGCGGACTTCGTCTCGCGCTTCTTCGCGCCGCGGGTGGGCGTGCCGGAGGATCCGGTGACGGGCTCGGCGCACTGCACGCTGGTGCCGTACTGGGCGGAGAAGCTGGGCAAGCAGCAGTTGCTGGCGCACCAGGTGTCCCTCCGTGGCGGCGTGCTCCAGTGCGAGGACCGCGGCGAGCGCGTGGGGATCGCCGGACAGGCGGTGCTGTACCTCGAGGGACACATCATCTTGTGACGCCCCCTCTCCCTTTGGGAGAGGGCTGGGGTGAGGGTCTTCCCCTACCGTTCGCTCCGGGTCCTCGGTGTAGGCCCCATTCTCACCGTTGGCACCGTGCCCGGTGGCGTGCACACTGCGCGCCGCCTGAACGTACGAGCAGGCAGCGGAACCCACCGCTTCCGGCTCGTGGCGGACACAGGAGGGGAGCGCACGGATGCGCCTGCTGCACACTTCGGACTGGCACCTCGGGCATACGCTGTACGACACCTCGCGAGAGGCCGAGCACTCGGCCTTCCTCGAGTGGCTGCTCGACACGCTCGAGACGCAGAAGGTCGACGCGCTCCTGGTGGCGGGCGACATCTTCGACACCGCCAACCCCAGCGCCGAGGCCCAGGCCTCCTGGTACCGGTTCGTCGCCCAGGCGCGCCGGCGCTGCCCCCGGCTCGACATCGTCGTCATCGGCGGCAACCACGATTCGGCCGCGCGCCTGGATGCGCCGGATCCCCTCTTCGCCGCGCTCGACGTGCGCGTGGTGGGCGGGCTGCCCAGGTCACGCGGCTCGATGGACCTGGAGCGCCTGCTGGTGCCTGTGAAGGACGCGCAGGGCAAGGTGGGCGCGTGGGTCGCGGCGGTGCCGTACCTGCGGCCCGCGGATCTACCGCTCGTGGCCGAGGAGGTGGGCGACAGGCTCGTCGAGGGCGTGCGCTCCATCTACGCCGAGGTGCTGGAGGGCGCGCGCTCCAGGCGCAAGGCCGGACAGGCCCTCGTGGCCATGGGCCACTGCTACATGGTGGGCACCGAATTGTCCGCGCTCAGCGAGCGCAAGATCCTCGGAGGCAACCAGCACGCCCTCCCGGTGGACCTCTTCCCCGAGGACGTGGCGTACGCGGCGCTCGGGCACCTGCACAAGGCGCAGCGCGTGGGTGGACGCGAGGGCGTGCGCTACAGCGGCTCGCCCCTGCCCCTGTCCCTCTCCGAGGCCAGCTACGCGCACCAGGTGCTGCTGGTGGAGCTGGACGGCGAGTCGCTCTCCTCCGTGAGGCCGCTGCACGTGCCTCGCCGGGTGGAGATCCTCCGGGTGCCCGCGCGCGACGTGGCCACGCTGGATGACGTGGTGCAGCAGCTGGAGGCCCTGCCCGAGCTGGAGGCGGAGAC
This DNA window, taken from Archangium lipolyticum, encodes the following:
- a CDS encoding lysophospholipid acyltransferase family protein, whose product is MRYAATLWFWAVFGLTAVPGFLLGVVLWLVTLPFDPERRVLHAYVCHWCFQYLRAWPGWSARVEGRELLPEGPCVLVANHQSMADILAAMGLFHPFKFVSKASLFRIPLLGWMMSLLRYVRVERGRPQSMRGMLDVCRAWLGRGMPVLLFPEGTYGEAGRLLPFRRGAFRLAQEARVPVVPVVIQGTTDLVEGDGPWMNPRARVYVRVLPPVRPEDFGSDEGVLADRVRGLFLQALGSHDSSG
- a CDS encoding PhzF family phenazine biosynthesis protein, with amino-acid sequence MPTRLRLYQVDAFTSQVFGGNPAAVCPLDAWLPDEVLQAIASENNLSETAFVLRDEVRGWQIRWFTPTQEVDLCGHATLASAYILFTRLAPGLERAQFNSRSGPLVVTQLEGDWMEMDFPARPPQPCAVPEGLVEALGAEPRETLLSRDLLAVFDSEEQVRALAPDMAKLAQLDYFAVTATARGSEADFVSRFFAPRVGVPEDPVTGSAHCTLVPYWAEKLGKQQLLAHQVSLRGGVLQCEDRGERVGIAGQAVLYLEGHIIL
- a CDS encoding exonuclease SbcCD subunit D C-terminal domain-containing protein: MRLLHTSDWHLGHTLYDTSREAEHSAFLEWLLDTLETQKVDALLVAGDIFDTANPSAEAQASWYRFVAQARRRCPRLDIVVIGGNHDSAARLDAPDPLFAALDVRVVGGLPRSRGSMDLERLLVPVKDAQGKVGAWVAAVPYLRPADLPLVAEEVGDRLVEGVRSIYAEVLEGARSRRKAGQALVAMGHCYMVGTELSALSERKILGGNQHALPVDLFPEDVAYAALGHLHKAQRVGGREGVRYSGSPLPLSLSEASYAHQVLLVELDGESLSSVRPLHVPRRVEILRVPARDVATLDDVVQQLEALPELEAETPDWRRPYLEVCVALPRPEPALRRRVEAALEGKAARLVKLTPAYTGTGNALADGRPGLSLKERTPEDVFRARYARDYTEPPEPALFEAFHSLLTQVQEDAS